The DNA sequence TCGTCACACTCCTCACCCAGCACCACGGGTTGGTCAGGGCCGTCGCCCGCGCGGTGCGCCGCACCCGGTCGCGGATGGGCGCCAGCCTGGAGCCGTTCGCCGTGGTGGAGGTGCAGATCGCCCCGGGTCGGGGCCGCAGCGGACTGGGTTCCGTCAGGCAGGCGTCGAGCCGTGAGTCGCTGGCCCGCCCCCTCGTGGCGGACTATCCGGCGTACACCTCGGCCTGCGTCGTCCTGGAGACCGCGGAGCGGTTGGCGGGTGAGGAGGGCGCACCCACACCGAGACTGCTCGGCCTCGCCGTCGGGGCGCTGCGCTCCCTGGCCGAACACCGGCGGCCGCCGGGCCTGGTCGCCGACGCGTTCCTCCTTCGCGCCATGGCGGCGTCCGGCTGGGAGCCGGTCCTGGACCGCTGCGTGCTCTGCGGCGTGGTGGGGCCGCACAGGGCGTTCCACGTGGCATCCGGTGGAACCGTCTGCGTGCACTGCAGGCCGCAGGGGTGTGCCATGCTCTCCCCGGGTGTCGCCGAGCACCTGTCGGCACTGTTAGCCGGACGGTGGGATGGCGTGGCGGTCTCGTCCTCGGCGGTCATCCGCCAGGCCTCCGGGATCGCCGCCGATCATCTGCAGTGGCATCTCGAGCGGGACCTGCGCAGTCTGCCGCTGGTCGACCGCGACGGGATCGATCGTGGTGGAACGGACCGCTCTGTCCCCGGCCCGGGCGCTGCCGTGCCCCTGACCGCCGAACCCCCGCCTGCCGGACCCCTGTCCCCCGAACCTGTTGAGGAGCCTCGTGCCCGGACTACCCAGATTCCGTAAACGCACCGCGTCGAGGGACGGCGCCGCGCCGGTGACCGTCCGGCCGCCCACCCCGCACCCGTCGGGCGAGCGACCGCCCGCGATCCCGGCGGAG is a window from the Dietzia sp. JS16-p6b genome containing:
- the recO gene encoding DNA repair protein RecO, coding for MHPFTDTGLVVRTYDLGEADRIVTLLTQHHGLVRAVARAVRRTRSRMGASLEPFAVVEVQIAPGRGRSGLGSVRQASSRESLARPLVADYPAYTSACVVLETAERLAGEEGAPTPRLLGLAVGALRSLAEHRRPPGLVADAFLLRAMAASGWEPVLDRCVLCGVVGPHRAFHVASGGTVCVHCRPQGCAMLSPGVAEHLSALLAGRWDGVAVSSSAVIRQASGIAADHLQWHLERDLRSLPLVDRDGIDRGGTDRSVPGPGAAVPLTAEPPPAGPLSPEPVEEPRARTTQIP